GGAGCTATCTCACTAAAAATATGGAAGTTGTTCGAATCTGTTGAATAGTATACAGGCTTTCCTTTCTCGTCAAGTGGTTCCCCCTTGGAAATACCAGAGCGATCGGAGCGGTTCATGTGGCGTGAGTAAATTATCGGGATATCTTGATTTCGACAGACATCAATTAATTGTCGGGATTTTTTGATGACATCCTCAACGCCTTCGATACCAAATTTACTTTCTTTTTGTAGATCAATTAAGAGTAGAGCTGTCTTTTGAAAATCCAAATAGTTTCACCATCTTTATAGATATATTTATTTAACAAACACAGTGAACGATTTACGAGCCCTTGTGTTGAGCTGAACATGTCATGTTTAAATGTTAATCCCTCCAGTTTATGAAGAATCTTGAAAAACAATAATCTTCATCATACCTATGTGATATTCTCTCGTCAACGGAAAATATATAATTTCAAGCATAATCTCAACTGTTTAAAAAGTACCTACATATTCATGCTTGCAAATACGGTATTTTCTTCTTTCATTGCACAAATAACCCGCCATAATCAGCGACTTTATCTCGCCAAATTGTATGGTAATGCGGGTTGTCGGGGTGGCTTTCCCCTTCCAGGGATGTTAGTTCGATCCATACGCGTGGCCCGTCAATTCTTACATAAGCGCCCCTATCTTCTACGTTCGGGGACCCTGACCAAGCAATATGCGTATTTTGCAAGGCATCTTCGGAAAAATAATCGTTAAGCAACTCGTTTCTAGCTTCCTCGGGTGCATCGTTTACCCACGCTTTAATCGCGTTTTGAACGAGGGTTTGTTGTTTTTTGTCCAGGTCAGCATAGGCGATGCCTACCGTTTCCGGATAATTGCCGTCTTCCCCGGGACCGACAACGACATCGTCAAACGTTTCCTCCATTTCAGCGTCCTCCAACTGTTCATGATCCAACGAATGAAGCATGGCATCAACGCTGTTCATTCGCTCATCGCTGGGCCGATACGTCATATTGTCCCACAATGAAAATTCTCGCGGTTCGACCCCTGTAAATTGCGGGGTGGCGCCTGCTTCCTCACCGTTAAACACAAGGTTTTTGGCCAGGTGATGTCCGCTGAATTGTACCATCCATGGTTCCTTCTCCGATGGTGGGCCGAGAATGGCAATAAAATACAACCCGGGTCCTAACGTTTCATCATTAAATTCGGTGTGTTGAAATGCATCGGCTTTCATGATTTCCGTTAATGTTTCATAACCTTCCTCACAGAGCGATGCTTTCATCAACTTTAAAGCCGCTTTCATGCTTTCTTCGGACAAATCCCCGAGCGCCATGCCATTGCGGTTTTCATAAGTGGCCGGTACATTGCTCCAAGTCGCCGCGTTTTCTTCGGTCAATTCATACTCGACCGTCTCTCGTTGTTCCTCGCTAAGTGTGTTCAGAAAAGATTCGGCAAGGGACACTTGATCGTCTTCTACATCTTGATGATGCGATTCATTGATGATTTCAAGAAGTGATGCTGTTTCTTCTGATTGGGCTTTTGTGATTGATGTCGTTGCTTCAGCATCGACGGGGACGGCCCCCACCATTAAAATTCCGCTCAGCCACAACAGTTTTATGGTTTCCATCGTCATCCTCCCTCGAGTCAGTTTACCTTCTTCATAGCTTGCCCAGATTTGCGTTTGCTAAAATACAACATAGAAAAAATCGAGGAGATTAATCGTTTAAATGGTCCCAATGAAGTATTTCGAAATAGGAAAGTATCTCACACGTATTCGTTGACAACCCTATTTCCCCTCCTTACAATAAGAATAGATATCAAAGGGGAGTAGCTGTTCATTTAAAGTCGTCATGACGGGTCATAATGCCCCGGCTTTAAAGGCAACAATCATCGTTGTTGGCGAGACCTTTGCCCATGTGCAGGCAGAGGTCTCTTTTATTGTGCCTTTGCCGGATATCGAACATTTTTTCATAGGTTCGGCAAAGGAGAATTCCAATGATCTATGTCCTATTCATCGTTGCAATTATTGCCACGGTTTTTGCTGCAATAAAAATATCTGCGTATGCAGATGGCATTAGCCGTTTGTCCGGCATGGGATCGCTGGTCATCGGTACTTTCCTGTTGGCGGGTGCAACATCGCTGCCGGAAGTGACGACAAGTGTCTCGGCCATCTATCTGGAAAACCCTGACCTCGCTGTCGGCAACATGATTGGAAGCAATCTTTTTAATTTATTAATTCTGGCTGTGTTCGATGTTGTTTACAGACAACGGAAAATATTAACCAGTATCGACCAACAACAAAAATACACTGCTACGTTCGGCTTTATCATGATGGCCATCGTACCGATCGCGCTCTTTTTTACGATCGAAATTCCTTTCCTCAATGTCGGTATGGACACGTTGCTCATCATCGCCCTCTACCTGCTTAGCTTATGGGTGATGCGCCGAAAACGCCCGAGAGAAAAGGGATCAAACGAGGGAACCGTGGAAGAGAAGTATACATTAAAAGAAGCAGTGATTGGTTTTTTTGCCGCTGCCATTACGATCTTGCTCGCGGGCACGCTTCTAACGTATGCTGGAGACCAAATCGCTGTCATCAGCGGGCTTGGTTCGAGCTTTGTTGGAAGCTTCTTGATTGCAACAACCACATCTTTGCCCGAAGCCATGTCGGTGTTTATCGCGTTTAAACTGAACAATTCAAACCTTGCGGCTGCCTCGATCATCGGCAGCAATTTATTTAATATGTTGATCTTATGTTTGTGTGACTTTTTGTACGGAGAATCGATTTTACAATCCGCGTCCACCAGTCACATGGCGACGTCGGTGCTCCTGACCGTGAACAGCGCAATCTTATGTTATGCCATTTTTTCACGAAATGGGAGAAACGTTTATTTAGGCCCATCGATCGCTATCATCTTTTTCTACATCGTAGCAGCGGTATGGATGTTTATTTTGTGATACGATCGTGATACAACAAGAGTTAAGGAGTGACAAGAGATGATGCAAATATCAGAAATCACGCTGAATGACGGCATGCGTATACCTGCCGTTGGTTTCGGCACGTATCAATTGTGGGGAAACGAGGGCGCGGCCGCCATCGCGAGTGCTATTGATCAAGGCTATCGTCTCATTGACACCGCGTATAATTATGAAAACGAGGGGACCGTCGGGGAGGCAGTTAGGCGCACATCCGTATCGCGAGAAGCGTTGCGCATTACATCCAAGCTCCCAGGTCGATACCACACCTATGACCAGGCTGTGAAGGCCATTCAAGAATCTCTCTATCGCGCGAATCTTGCTTATTATGATCTATATCTCATTCATTGGCCAAATCCCATCCAAGATCAATATGTCGAAGCGTGGAAAGCTTTAATCGATGCGAAAAAATGGGGTCTTACCCGTTCTATAGGTGTATGCAATTTCCTGCCGGAGCACATGGAACGACTGGAAAAAGAAACAGGCGTATTGCCAAGTATCAATCAAGTGGAGTTACATCCTTTTTTTAACCAGGAAGAACTGCGAAAGTGGCATGAAGAGAATGGGGTAGTCACCGAATCGTGGAGCCCTTTAGTACGGGCGGATGATGTTTTAAGTAACGACACGATCAAAAAAATCGCGGACAAGCACGGCAAAACCGCTTCGCAAGTGATCCTGCGCTGGCATTATCAGCTTGGCGCCGTGGCCATTCCAAAATCTGCATCACCAAAACGCCGACTGGAAAACATCACGATTTTTGACTTTGCTTTGGATGATGAAGATATGACGGCATTAAACGATTTAACTCGCCCGGATGGCCGCAGAAAGAACCAGGATCCGGCCGTTTATGAGGAATTTTGAGGAATAATGGTAAATACTGCCGAAACAAGAATTTGCACCGTCGGCCAAAATAGGTTATCATAGAAGAACCATGTAGGAATAATAAACATAAAAATGCCATAGGTTATCAAAGACCGAAGGTGAGGACACACCAACGGTCTACAATAGAACGTATCCTTCAGGGGTGCACGTTCACTTAGTAGCGAAGTAGTTACCCAGAGGCTGGCATCTCAGGGGTAGCTACTTCTTTTTTCTGTCGGCATTTCCGGATGCTATAAAATAAACTAGTGTGGACACAGCCACACAGAGCATCAGAGCTTCGTACACAGAAATGGAGAATCACCTCCCTTCTGTCCGTGAACAACGGACGGCCACAGACACGAAGGTGAACGCTACCTCTGAGAATCTTGTTCTATTGTTCATTTAGTATATCAAGTTTCAGCTTTAATGCCAATATATCCCGAAATTTCGGGGTTTTCGTTTTTGCTTAGTGATAAATCACTAAAATGTTTCAACAAAATTCTGACCAAAGAAAAAGGACCATCTAAAATAAAAAAAGGGGTGCACAAATGGCATTCTGGAAAAAGGCAGATAACCGAAAAAAACACCAAGATCAGGTGCGGCAATATTTAGTTGAGGACGAACAGCTTTTTCATACGTATGGATTAATGATTGATTTCGTCGCTCTCACCGATCAAAGGGTCATTTTTGTGGAAAAATCATGGGTATCGAAACGTTCGGAAGTCGTTAGCATTCCTTACAGTAAAATTGAGGAAATCGCTTTGTTGAAAGATCGAAGAATGTCGATCTCGAATCCCGTTCGCATCAGCACTCGTGCAAAAGATCACCAACTAAATTTGATCAAAGGAAACGATTCAGTCGGGTTTTATCGGCAATTATCGAGACAAATGATGAACGCGGGTGGGTAAAAGAAGGGTTTTAAGATGATCATATCGGGGGATACGAGAGGGTTTATTCAAAAATGATTGCTTCTAAAATGCTGATGACCTGATCAATGATGTCATTTGGTGCCTCTTCAACAAATTGGTATTTTCTAGCTTTTAAATCAAACGTTTTCACTTGGTCTGTGAACACTTTGTCATAAGTCTTCATGCCTTAAAGCGAGAAAGCCCGGCAACGCCTGCAGAACCCACCTCGTGTGGGCCCGAGGAGGATAGCCATGGAGGATGACACGTTATATAAAACCTTTAATCACTGGGAAGAACTCAGCTCAACAAAAGAACAACGTGTGGCCTATGAAGAACGACCAAAACAGATCATGGATGAAGAAGCTGCGAAACGGGAATTCGAACTTCGGAAACAGGACGCGAGAAGGAAAGGTTTAGAAGAAGGTAGAGAAGAAGGGGAAAAAACAGCAAATAAAACTACCGCCCGCAGATTATTAGCAATGGGGATGGACATTGAATCTGTAGTTAAGGGCACGGGGCTCGATAAAGAAAAAGTGCTTGAAATTAAGCGAGAGATGAAACAGTAAAACTTTCTGCGCCCTCCCCTTCGATCCCAAAAGCCTCATTGTTGTTGCATGAAGCCAAGAAGGCTACAATAACATAAAAGAGATCAGTTGCGCAGTCTACACACAGGCTGCCTTCATTTTTTATTAAAAGGGGTCTTCATAATGATTGCAACAGACGATAAAGATATTCAGGGCCTAAAAGAGGCAGGCCATGTCATTGCCGGGATTCGTGATGAAATGATCCGTCAGACAAAACCCGGCGTGAAAACAATCGAGCTTGATCAATTGGCCGGAAAGATGTTTGCGGACAGCGGGGCGGTTTCGGCACCGATCAGCACGTATGGATTTCCGGGGAATACGTGTATCTGTATCAATGAGGAAGTTGCCCATGGAATTCCTGGGGATCGTGTTATTCAGGAAGGTGATCTTGTTAACATCGATGTGTCCGGCGCTTATAACGACTATTGGGTGGACACCGGCATGTCCTTTGTCGTGGGCGATGCAACACCGTCACAAAGCCGATTGCTCGACGCGACACAGAACGTTTTTGACGCCGGGCTCGCGAAGTTTAGGGCAGGGGCGAAGCTGAACAATGTGGGGCGCGCCGTTCATAAAACAGCGAGGGAAGAAGGATTCAAAGTCATTAAAAATTTAACCGGGCACGGCGTCGGCCATTCCTTGCGGGACGCTCCCGATCATATTTTTAATTATTTTAACCCATGGGATCGAATGCTTTTGGAAAATGGCATGGTGATTGCCTACGAACCGTTCGTCTCCACGAAAGCCGAACAAATTTATGAAAAAGAAGACGGATGGACGCTGACGACACGGGATAAAAGCATGGTTGCCCAGATCGAACATACCATCATTGTCACAAAAGACGAGCCGATTATTGTCACGTGAGGTGAAAAATGAAAATCGAAGTGCGCCAGGAAGACATTACGACACTTGACGTCGACGCGATCGTTAACGCTGCCAACAAAACACTGCGTGGCGGTGGCGGCGTGGACGGTGCCATCCATCGTGCCGGCGGAAAGGAAATTCTGAAAGAATGCAAAGAAATCGGCGGTTGCGAGACCGGGGAAGCGGTAATGACCACAGCGGGTGAGATGCCTGCGCGACACGTTATTCATACCGTAGGACCGGTGTGGAACGGAGGTGAAAATAACGAGGACGAGCTGCTTCAAAACTGTTATAAAAATTCATTGCAGCTCGCGGTGGAGAATGGTTTACAAACGATCGCGTTCCCGAATATCAGTACCGGTGTTTACGGCTTCCCAAAGGAACGCGCGGCACGGATCGCAGTTGAAACGGTGGAGCAAGTGTTAAAAGATGAGCCATCCGTAGAAAAGGTTTTTTTCATCTGCTTTGACAAGGAAAATTATAATTTGTATATAGATTTGTTAAAAGAGTAGAGTAGGGCGACCTTTCACGCCCTAACCTCTTTTTATTCGGTTTTCTTTTCTTACTTCCTTAAGCAAAACGTAACAGATAAACAACAATATAATGGTAAAGGGCGAGGCAATAACAATGGATATGGTTCGCACTGCATCAATACCGCCAGCTAATATAAAAACCATAGCAGCGCCGGCAGTAACTAATCCCCAAGTTACTTTAACGAAAGTTGACGGATGGAGGTCTCCATTTTTACTAAGCATGCCCAACACAAAAGTGGCTGAATCCGCTGAAGTGATAAGGAATGTAAAAATCAAGACGAGTGCAAGTACGCTAAGCAAAAATCCTAAAGGGATGTTTCCAAAAAACATAAATAACGCTGATTCAACATCGGCATTTATATTGCTTGCCAGCGCGGTATGGCCTAAATTATGCACCCAATGTAAGGCAGAACCACCAATAACAGAAAACCAAATAAAAGATACTAAAGAAGGTATTAATAAAACACCTGAAACAAATTGTCTAATTGTCCGTCCTCTAGATATTCTTGCAATAAATGCGCCGACAAAAGGCGCCCATGTTGTCCACCAAGCCCAATAAAAAACCGTCCAGTTACCAATCCAATTACTAGCTTCATCATTGAAAGGGTTTAGTCTCAAACTCATGGGCACAATATTTCCAATATAGCTTCCGGTTGTACCGATGAGCATTTCAAAAATTTGCTTTGCAGGCCCGACGATAACCACTAAAGCCATGAGTAAAAATAATAATAGAATATTGAAGTGTGACAAGTATTTGAGACCGCGACTTATTCCTGACCATGAGGAAAGGATAAAAAGAATGGTGGCAAGTCCGATGATCATGAGCTGGGTAGTGAATGTATCGGGGGCGCCAAATTGGTAATTTAGACCGCCGGAAATTTGCAAAGCGCTTAATCCGAACGTACTGGCAACGCCCACTGCCGTAACAAAAACAGCAAGAATGTCGATCGTTTTTCCTGAGACACCGTGAACTTTATCACCTAATACTGGATAAAAAATAGAGCTGATCGTCGTTGGCAAGCCTTTTCGATAACTAAAATAAGCCAAACCTAAGGCTGTCACTCCAAATATTGCCCAAGGATGCAATCCCCAATGGAAAAAAGTATATTGCATAGACAAATTTGCAGCTTCTGATGTCGATCCTTCCCCGTAAGGTGGAGTCGTGTAGTGACCAACAGGTTCTGCAACACTCCAAAACACTAAGCCTACACCCATTCCGGCAGCAAATAGCATCGTGATCCAGGAAAAAGTACTATACTCCGGTTTTTCCGTATCCTTCCCAAGCCGAATGTTACCAGCTTTTGAAAACATTAAATAGAAGCAAAGGACAACAAAGATCGAACCAACCAGTAGATAAAACCAATTAAAATTAGTCACAGCAAAGTCTAAAAAAATAGACGCTTGTTGCCCTAACCATTCATAAAAAATAACACCGACAACGACAAAAACAATACTTAACATGAGAGAAACCTTAAAAACACTGTTCTTTTTTAACAAAATACTCTCCCTAACTTTTGGAATTTATAGGCGAAACATCTTTCTCTTACGAGAGTTGTCATGACCCAAGTATCGTGTATACCACGATAGAGAAGTGAACGCAAGTATAAATATATGTAACGAAGCATTACTGAGGTTATGTTCATAGGAATGCCCATTTTCAATTCCAACATTCGTCAGAGGAGGAGTAGTTCAACCGAAGGAGAATGATGGATCTGAGACTAAAAAAATCGGATCAATGAACTGATCCGATTTGGTATATGTTCTATATTTGCTTTTCCTCCGTGATATTACACAGATCTTTTACTCAGCTCCGCTATTCGCTTTTTTGATCCCCTTAATCACTCCCACATGCATGCCTTCGTGATACAAGGTGAAATTCAAAATCTCACCGACCGTTGGTAGGGACATGAATGGTTTTGCGGCTTTATTATCCAGCTGCCCGGATAATGTCTCCTTTAGTTTAGCCGGCTGGTTTTCCAGATGTTGCTTGATTTCATCAAGGGTTGGAACCTCACCTTCCCAATCCGCGGGCTTTGTCCCCGGGGCAAACAATTCAGGATAGCGAGAAGGTGTTTCGATATTTTTACCGCCGTAGTTTGAAAGTAGAAGATTCTGAACGGTGTAAATATGTGCCAGGTTCCAACGGATGGTGTTGTTAAAACCGGCAGGCATTTGATCTGCCTGTTGTTCTGATAAGCCTTCCATTTCATTCAATGTATTTTGCCTGATCATGTCGATTTGCTGAAACAATTGCTCTTCGTTCATTTTTGCATCGTCCTTTCCTTTGTGCATCATTAGATAGTGTTCTTCCATTATAAAATACCCTTGTTATGATGGGTATTAAACGTATATTTAGTATCCACAACACTAACCAATCTTTCATATTAATAAATGCCAAAGCTGGCGAGAATGATCGCCGGAATGACTGACAAGATTGGGATAATAACCGACACCACGGCGATATCTTTGTAAGATTCTTTATGAGACATTCCGGTGACGATGAGTATCGTTAAGATCGCACCGTTATGGGGGAGTGAATCGAGCCCTGCCGAAGCCAAGGATGCGATTCTGTGAAACGCTTCCGGGTCTATCCCGGTGTTTTGGGCAACCGACAAGTAAGTATCACTTAAAGCTTCCATCGCGATACCTAAACCACCGGAGGCTGATCCCGTGGCCCCTGCCAGCACGTTGGCAGCTACAGCTTGGGAAACCAAGGGATTTCCCGGGACATTTAAAATAAGATCGGAAAGTTGGGCAAATCCAGGAACATTTTGCACAACCGTTCCAAACCCTACAGCCGCACTCGTGTTAATAATAGCTAATACCGAGCCGCTGGCCCCATCATTCATGGCAGAGACAAATCCTTTGTATTTTTGAATACAGAGAAGCAAATTTAATACGATCCCCGAGAGCAAGGCAACGATAATGTCAAACTGTAAAATATTCAACGTGATGACCACCGTCAAAAGCGGTAGAATAGATATTAAAAATGGGGGCGGTGCCCCTTTGATCGTATTCTTCGCTTCTTTCTTTTGCGGAGGTTCCGTATACGTTTCCCCGGC
The Salicibibacter kimchii DNA segment above includes these coding regions:
- a CDS encoding DUF3500 domain-containing protein, encoding METIKLLWLSGILMVGAVPVDAEATTSITKAQSEETASLLEIINESHHQDVEDDQVSLAESFLNTLSEEQRETVEYELTEENAATWSNVPATYENRNGMALGDLSEESMKAALKLMKASLCEEGYETLTEIMKADAFQHTEFNDETLGPGLYFIAILGPPSEKEPWMVQFSGHHLAKNLVFNGEEAGATPQFTGVEPREFSLWDNMTYRPSDERMNSVDAMLHSLDHEQLEDAEMEETFDDVVVGPGEDGNYPETVGIAYADLDKKQQTLVQNAIKAWVNDAPEEARNELLNDYFSEDALQNTHIAWSGSPNVEDRGAYVRIDGPRVWIELTSLEGESHPDNPHYHTIWRDKVADYGGLFVQ
- a CDS encoding sodium:calcium antiporter, which encodes MIYVLFIVAIIATVFAAIKISAYADGISRLSGMGSLVIGTFLLAGATSLPEVTTSVSAIYLENPDLAVGNMIGSNLFNLLILAVFDVVYRQRKILTSIDQQQKYTATFGFIMMAIVPIALFFTIEIPFLNVGMDTLLIIALYLLSLWVMRRKRPREKGSNEGTVEEKYTLKEAVIGFFAAAITILLAGTLLTYAGDQIAVISGLGSSFVGSFLIATTTSLPEAMSVFIAFKLNNSNLAAASIIGSNLFNMLILCLCDFLYGESILQSASTSHMATSVLLTVNSAILCYAIFSRNGRNVYLGPSIAIIFFYIVAAVWMFIL
- a CDS encoding DinB family protein; its protein translation is MEEHYLMMHKGKDDAKMNEEQLFQQIDMIRQNTLNEMEGLSEQQADQMPAGFNNTIRWNLAHIYTVQNLLLSNYGGKNIETPSRYPELFAPGTKPADWEGEVPTLDEIKQHLENQPAKLKETLSGQLDNKAAKPFMSLPTVGEILNFTLYHEGMHVGVIKGIKKANSGAE
- a CDS encoding PH domain-containing protein translates to MAFWKKADNRKKHQDQVRQYLVEDEQLFHTYGLMIDFVALTDQRVIFVEKSWVSKRSEVVSIPYSKIEEIALLKDRRMSISNPVRISTRAKDHQLNLIKGNDSVGFYRQLSRQMMNAGG
- a CDS encoding O-acetyl-ADP-ribose deacetylase; translation: MKIEVRQEDITTLDVDAIVNAANKTLRGGGGVDGAIHRAGGKEILKECKEIGGCETGEAVMTTAGEMPARHVIHTVGPVWNGGENNEDELLQNCYKNSLQLAVENGLQTIAFPNISTGVYGFPKERAARIAVETVEQVLKDEPSVEKVFFICFDKENYNLYIDLLKE
- a CDS encoding aldo/keto reductase, producing MMQISEITLNDGMRIPAVGFGTYQLWGNEGAAAIASAIDQGYRLIDTAYNYENEGTVGEAVRRTSVSREALRITSKLPGRYHTYDQAVKAIQESLYRANLAYYDLYLIHWPNPIQDQYVEAWKALIDAKKWGLTRSIGVCNFLPEHMERLEKETGVLPSINQVELHPFFNQEELRKWHEENGVVTESWSPLVRADDVLSNDTIKKIADKHGKTASQVILRWHYQLGAVAIPKSASPKRRLENITIFDFALDDEDMTALNDLTRPDGRRKNQDPAVYEEF
- the map gene encoding type I methionyl aminopeptidase → MIATDDKDIQGLKEAGHVIAGIRDEMIRQTKPGVKTIELDQLAGKMFADSGAVSAPISTYGFPGNTCICINEEVAHGIPGDRVIQEGDLVNIDVSGAYNDYWVDTGMSFVVGDATPSQSRLLDATQNVFDAGLAKFRAGAKLNNVGRAVHKTAREEGFKVIKNLTGHGVGHSLRDAPDHIFNYFNPWDRMLLENGMVIAYEPFVSTKAEQIYEKEDGWTLTTRDKSMVAQIEHTIIVTKDEPIIVT
- a CDS encoding BCCT family transporter — protein: MLKKNSVFKVSLMLSIVFVVVGVIFYEWLGQQASIFLDFAVTNFNWFYLLVGSIFVVLCFYLMFSKAGNIRLGKDTEKPEYSTFSWITMLFAAGMGVGLVFWSVAEPVGHYTTPPYGEGSTSEAANLSMQYTFFHWGLHPWAIFGVTALGLAYFSYRKGLPTTISSIFYPVLGDKVHGVSGKTIDILAVFVTAVGVASTFGLSALQISGGLNYQFGAPDTFTTQLMIIGLATILFILSSWSGISRGLKYLSHFNILLLFLLMALVVIVGPAKQIFEMLIGTTGSYIGNIVPMSLRLNPFNDEASNWIGNWTVFYWAWWTTWAPFVGAFIARISRGRTIRQFVSGVLLIPSLVSFIWFSVIGGSALHWVHNLGHTALASNINADVESALFMFFGNIPLGFLLSVLALVLIFTFLITSADSATFVLGMLSKNGDLHPSTFVKVTWGLVTAGAAMVFILAGGIDAVRTISIVIASPFTIILLFICYVLLKEVRKENRIKRG
- a CDS encoding GntP family permease, which encodes MLGILLGLVLLMILAYRGWSIIWIAPICAGVVAITGGLDLLDAYTDTYMGGFVDFAKEWFPVFMLGAVFGKLMEYTRMAKSIATSIINVLGAKRAILGVSISCAVLAYGGISVFVVAFAVYPLALAMFKEANLPRRLMPATLAFGTLTFAMVALPGTPQIQNLIPTDYYGTTAAAAPIMGLTAGAFMAVTGYTYLKWREKKITMAGETYTEPPQKKEAKNTIKGAPPPFLISILPLLTVVITLNILQFDIIVALLSGIVLNLLLCIQKYKGFVSAMNDGASGSVLAIINTSAAVGFGTVVQNVPGFAQLSDLILNVPGNPLVSQAVAANVLAGATGSASGGLGIAMEALSDTYLSVAQNTGIDPEAFHRIASLASAGLDSLPHNGAILTILIVTGMSHKESYKDIAVVSVIIPILSVIPAIILASFGIY